Proteins encoded by one window of Micromonospora coxensis:
- the sucB gene encoding 2-oxoglutarate dehydrogenase, E2 component, dihydrolipoamide succinyltransferase, which produces MPVSVTMPRLGESVTEGTVTRWLKQEGDTVEVDEPLLEVSTDKVDTEIPSPAAGVLSRIVVGEDETAEVGSELAVIAGEGESAGGGEAAPAQEAAPAAEPTAAAEGTGPEPEQEQPAPAEPQAQAAPAPSGEGTPVKMPALGESVTEGTVTRWLKQVGETVEVDEALLEVSTDKVDTEIPSPVAGTVLEIKVAEDETAEVGADLAIIGAAGAAPAEAKPEPKPEPKAEPKPEPKPKPEPKAEAKPEPKVEEPTPGMSYNEPAAEAEVAQQPAKAEQAAQPAAPTTAPQRPTAPAQGGGEEAAGYVTPLVRKLAAEHGVDLSSVNGTGVGGRIRKQDVLEAAEKAKAAKAAPAPAQQPAAAAAPAKPAAKPQPSAKRGTTEKLPRIRAAIAKRMQQSLHEMAQLTTVVEVDVTRIAKLRARAKDSFQQRHGVKLSFLPFFALAAIEALQAHPIVNASMDLDAGTITYPDAEHLGIAVDTERGLLVPVIHNAGDLNLGGIAKRVADLAERTRTNKISPDEIAGATFTLTNTGSRGALFDTPIVPSPQSAMLGTGAVVKRPVVVNDPELGEVVAIRSMVYLAMSYDHRLIDGADAARFLVTVKERLEAGNFEAELGL; this is translated from the coding sequence ATGCCGGTATCGGTCACCATGCCTCGGCTCGGCGAGAGCGTCACCGAGGGCACCGTCACCCGCTGGCTCAAGCAGGAGGGCGACACCGTCGAGGTCGACGAGCCGCTGCTCGAGGTGTCGACCGACAAGGTCGACACCGAGATCCCGTCCCCGGCGGCGGGCGTGCTGAGCCGGATCGTGGTCGGCGAGGACGAGACCGCCGAGGTGGGCAGCGAGCTGGCCGTCATCGCCGGCGAGGGCGAGTCCGCCGGTGGCGGCGAGGCCGCCCCGGCCCAGGAGGCCGCGCCGGCCGCCGAGCCGACGGCCGCCGCCGAGGGCACCGGCCCGGAGCCGGAGCAGGAGCAGCCGGCCCCGGCCGAGCCGCAGGCGCAGGCCGCCCCGGCGCCGTCGGGCGAGGGCACCCCGGTGAAGATGCCGGCCCTGGGTGAGAGCGTCACCGAGGGTACGGTCACCCGCTGGCTCAAGCAGGTCGGCGAGACCGTCGAGGTCGACGAGGCGCTGCTGGAGGTCTCCACCGACAAGGTCGACACCGAGATCCCGTCCCCGGTCGCCGGCACCGTGCTGGAGATCAAGGTGGCCGAGGACGAGACCGCCGAGGTCGGCGCCGACCTGGCGATCATCGGTGCGGCCGGCGCCGCCCCGGCCGAGGCGAAGCCCGAGCCCAAGCCGGAGCCGAAGGCCGAACCCAAGCCCGAGCCGAAGCCGAAGCCGGAGCCGAAGGCCGAGGCGAAGCCCGAGCCGAAGGTCGAGGAGCCGACCCCGGGCATGTCGTACAACGAGCCCGCCGCGGAGGCCGAGGTCGCGCAGCAGCCGGCCAAGGCCGAGCAGGCGGCGCAGCCGGCCGCCCCGACGACGGCGCCGCAGCGTCCGACCGCCCCCGCCCAGGGTGGTGGCGAGGAGGCCGCCGGCTACGTGACCCCGCTGGTGCGCAAGCTCGCCGCCGAGCACGGCGTCGACCTGTCCTCGGTCAACGGCACCGGCGTCGGTGGCCGGATCCGCAAGCAGGACGTGCTGGAGGCGGCCGAGAAGGCCAAGGCCGCCAAGGCCGCCCCCGCCCCGGCGCAGCAGCCGGCCGCCGCCGCGGCCCCCGCCAAGCCGGCCGCCAAGCCGCAGCCGAGCGCGAAGCGTGGCACCACCGAGAAGCTGCCGCGCATCCGGGCGGCCATCGCCAAGCGGATGCAGCAGTCGCTGCACGAGATGGCGCAGCTGACCACGGTGGTCGAGGTGGACGTCACCCGGATCGCCAAGCTGCGGGCCCGGGCGAAGGACTCCTTCCAGCAGCGGCACGGCGTCAAGCTGTCGTTCCTGCCGTTCTTCGCCCTCGCGGCGATCGAGGCCCTGCAGGCGCACCCGATCGTCAACGCCAGCATGGACCTCGACGCCGGGACGATCACCTACCCGGACGCGGAGCACCTCGGCATCGCCGTGGACACCGAGCGCGGTCTGCTGGTGCCGGTCATCCACAACGCGGGTGACCTCAACCTCGGCGGCATCGCCAAGCGGGTGGCCGACCTGGCCGAGCGGACCCGGACCAACAAGATCAGCCCGGACGAGATCGCCGGGGCGACCTTCACGCTGACCAACACCGGCAGCCGGGGCGCCCTCTTCGACACCCCGATCGTGCCGTCGCCGCAGTCGGCGATGCTCGGCACGGGTGCCGTGGTCAAGCGTCCGGTCGTGGTCAACGACCCGGAGCTGGGCGAGGTCGTCGCGATCCGGTCGATGGTCTACCTGGCCATGTCCTACGACCACCGGCTCATCGACGGCGCCGACGCGGCCCGCTTCCTGGTCACGGTCAAGGAGCGGCTGGAGGCCGGCAACTTCGAGGCCGAGCTGGGTCTCTGA
- a CDS encoding low temperature requirement protein A translates to MGGGRGRGRLGPAVAVAPGARVDRFEIFFDLVFVFSFFIITRATAMEVTGQALLHGVLVLAVLWWTWVVHSVVATRIRLGEGFVPVLMVVGMAALFCFALALPQAFGDPRRNSAGPVVVAVSYLVIRAVHMILYIHVVRDTPHQRRQVFRFLPEIVFSTLLLLGAALIPAQIDDLGRAGLVRDGLWITVVVLQYGTGIIGGTWGWGVASAEHWTERYDLILIIALGESVISVGVGSNLLGQPPSWPAVVAAVLGIFFTAALWWAHYDVIGPAARIALHATLGRARVAMARDAYAYCYLPMIAGIILFALGAEGIVHAVADPSVPITEPAHGLQVPLLFIGTICYLVGNMLFQLRTLHTVSWSRVGAVLLLAAAIPVGENLPGLATLSLLTAICVGLVAVEVITMGDARQALRDAVFQERATHEAHEAEFRARWHEDGPEEQRG, encoded by the coding sequence GTGGGCGGCGGTCGGGGGCGGGGACGGCTGGGACCGGCCGTGGCCGTCGCGCCCGGGGCCCGGGTGGACCGGTTCGAGATCTTCTTCGACCTGGTCTTCGTCTTCTCGTTCTTCATCATCACCCGGGCCACCGCCATGGAGGTCACCGGTCAGGCGCTGCTGCACGGCGTGCTGGTGCTGGCGGTGCTCTGGTGGACCTGGGTGGTGCACAGCGTGGTGGCCACCCGGATCCGGCTCGGCGAGGGTTTCGTGCCGGTGCTGATGGTGGTGGGCATGGCCGCGCTGTTCTGCTTCGCGCTGGCCCTGCCGCAGGCGTTCGGCGACCCGCGCCGGAACAGCGCGGGGCCGGTGGTGGTGGCGGTCAGTTACCTGGTCATCCGCGCCGTGCACATGATCCTGTACATCCACGTCGTCCGGGACACCCCGCACCAGCGTCGCCAGGTGTTCCGGTTCCTGCCGGAGATCGTGTTCAGCACGCTGCTGCTGCTCGGCGCGGCGCTGATCCCGGCCCAGATCGACGACCTGGGTCGGGCGGGGCTGGTCCGGGACGGGCTGTGGATCACCGTGGTGGTGCTCCAGTACGGCACCGGGATCATCGGCGGCACCTGGGGTTGGGGCGTCGCCTCGGCCGAACACTGGACGGAGCGCTACGACCTGATCCTGATCATCGCGCTGGGCGAGTCGGTGATCTCGGTCGGGGTGGGCAGCAACCTGCTCGGCCAGCCACCGAGCTGGCCGGCGGTCGTCGCCGCCGTGCTGGGCATCTTCTTCACGGCCGCCCTGTGGTGGGCCCACTACGACGTGATCGGGCCGGCCGCCCGGATCGCCCTGCACGCCACCCTGGGCCGGGCCCGGGTGGCGATGGCCCGGGACGCGTACGCGTACTGCTATCTGCCGATGATCGCCGGAATCATCCTGTTCGCGCTCGGGGCCGAGGGGATCGTGCACGCCGTCGCCGACCCCTCCGTGCCGATCACCGAGCCGGCGCACGGCCTACAGGTGCCGCTGCTGTTCATCGGGACGATCTGCTACCTCGTCGGCAACATGCTCTTCCAGCTGCGGACCCTGCACACCGTGTCGTGGAGCCGGGTCGGGGCCGTGCTCCTGCTGGCCGCCGCCATCCCGGTCGGTGAGAACCTGCCGGGGCTGGCGACCCTGTCCCTGCTCACCGCGATCTGCGTGGGCCTGGTGGCGGTCGAGGTGATCACCATGGGCGACGCCCGGCAGGCGCTGCGCGACGCGGTCTTCCAGGAACGCGCCACCCACGAGGCGCACGAGGCGGAGTTCCGCGCCCGCTGGCACGAGGACGGCCCGGAGGAGCAGCGGGGGTGA
- a CDS encoding tetratricopeptide repeat protein encodes MPLAIRIVAARALELPDRSLGELVDELSQGRRLDAFAGSDGPDTNLRTVFSWSYRSLSAPAAGLFWRLALHPGQSVGTPAVAALAGVDLSRARELAGELTRASLLHRTGPDRYQFHDLVGAYATELAGAPEHVEERRLALRRVLDWYLHTVDAAERLLQPHRPRFDPTPPPLVEPLRFDSYADALSWCEAERSSLVPVVRAAAANGLPGHAWQVALAASAYWYIAKRREDWLAAGEIGLAATRSLGDRRAEGALLMRTATALCESRRYPEAIELYQDSLRVQEASGYRDWRPTTLNSLAVAHAEAGRPDHALATFALARDEHRLQGNRWGEGVALQNMAQCHALLGEPEKAVARHEEALTAVRDCGDRYAEAICIANLGEAHAELGDHERAIRRFREAAQLHVSTGNAHGRARTLLALGRSLTGRGDTDAARSCWREALAVFDELGDPEADEIRALLREPATPA; translated from the coding sequence GTGCCGCTGGCCATCCGCATCGTCGCCGCCCGGGCCCTCGAACTGCCCGACCGCTCCCTCGGCGAGCTGGTGGACGAGCTGAGCCAGGGCCGCCGCCTCGACGCCTTCGCCGGGTCCGACGGCCCCGACACCAACCTGCGCACCGTCTTCTCCTGGTCGTACCGGTCCCTGTCGGCGCCGGCGGCCGGGCTGTTCTGGCGGCTGGCGCTGCATCCCGGCCAGAGCGTCGGGACTCCCGCCGTGGCGGCGCTCGCCGGCGTCGACCTGTCGCGTGCCCGGGAGCTGGCCGGCGAGCTGACCCGGGCCAGCCTCCTGCACCGCACCGGGCCGGACCGCTACCAGTTCCACGACCTGGTCGGCGCGTACGCCACGGAGCTGGCCGGCGCGCCGGAGCACGTCGAGGAGCGCCGGCTCGCGCTGCGCCGGGTCCTCGACTGGTACCTGCACACGGTCGACGCTGCCGAGCGGCTGCTCCAGCCGCACCGGCCCCGCTTCGACCCGACGCCGCCGCCCCTGGTCGAGCCGCTGCGCTTCGACAGCTACGCCGACGCCCTGAGCTGGTGCGAGGCCGAGCGGTCCAGCCTCGTGCCGGTGGTGCGGGCCGCGGCGGCCAACGGGCTGCCCGGGCACGCGTGGCAGGTCGCGCTCGCCGCGTCGGCGTACTGGTACATCGCCAAGCGGCGCGAGGACTGGCTGGCGGCCGGCGAGATCGGGCTGGCCGCCACCCGGTCCCTCGGCGACCGGCGCGCCGAGGGGGCGCTGCTGATGAGGACGGCCACCGCGCTCTGTGAGAGCCGGCGCTACCCGGAGGCCATCGAGTTGTACCAGGATTCGCTGCGGGTGCAGGAGGCGAGCGGGTACCGCGACTGGCGGCCGACGACCCTCAACAGCCTCGCCGTCGCGCACGCCGAGGCGGGCCGGCCCGACCACGCGCTCGCCACGTTCGCCCTGGCCCGCGACGAGCACCGGCTCCAGGGCAACCGGTGGGGCGAGGGGGTGGCGTTGCAGAACATGGCGCAGTGCCACGCGCTGCTGGGCGAGCCGGAGAAGGCCGTCGCCCGCCACGAGGAGGCACTCACCGCCGTGCGCGACTGCGGCGACCGGTACGCGGAGGCCATCTGCATCGCCAACCTGGGCGAGGCCCACGCCGAACTCGGGGACCACGAGCGGGCGATCCGGCGCTTCCGGGAGGCGGCGCAGCTGCACGTGTCGACCGGCAACGCGCACGGCCGGGCGCGGACCCTGCTGGCGCTGGGCCGGTCCCTGACCGGGCGGGGCGACACCGACGCGGCCCGGTCCTGCTGGCGGGAGGCGCTGGCGGTCTTCGACGAACTCGGCGACCCCGAGGCCGACGAGATCCGCGCGCTGCTGCGCGAGCCGGCCACCCCCGCCTGA
- a CDS encoding SDR family NAD(P)-dependent oxidoreductase, with protein sequence MRGRTVLITGATTGLGRQLARDLAVRGARLLLHGRDEGRLAVVVDELSRWAPAVRAYRADLADLDQVRALAADVRRAEPRLDVLVNNAAVAAAPELPRQVSRQGHELSLAVNHLAPYLLVRELAPLLAASAPARVVNVASMGQVPLDFDDLMFERDYDWELAYCRSKLALIMSTFALAPELRDRGVTVNAVHPAHLMDTPMVRSSGLTPALDVDQGALPTLRLVVDSALDGVTGRYFDRFDDARAHAQAYDAEAVARLMAATRGLVADRPATSR encoded by the coding sequence ATGCGTGGCAGGACCGTTCTGATCACCGGTGCGACCACCGGCCTGGGCCGGCAGCTGGCCCGCGACCTCGCCGTCCGGGGCGCCCGGCTGCTCCTGCACGGGCGGGACGAGGGCCGGCTCGCGGTCGTCGTCGACGAGCTGTCCCGCTGGGCGCCCGCCGTCCGTGCCTACCGCGCCGACCTGGCCGACCTCGATCAGGTACGCGCCCTGGCCGCCGACGTGCGGCGCGCCGAGCCGCGATTGGACGTGCTGGTCAACAACGCCGCCGTCGCCGCCGCACCCGAGCTGCCCCGCCAGGTCAGCCGGCAGGGACACGAACTCTCCCTCGCCGTCAACCACCTCGCGCCGTACCTGCTCGTCCGCGAGTTGGCCCCGCTGCTGGCCGCCTCCGCACCGGCCCGGGTGGTGAACGTGGCCTCCATGGGCCAGGTTCCGCTGGACTTCGACGACCTCATGTTCGAACGGGACTACGACTGGGAGTTGGCCTACTGCCGCAGCAAGCTGGCGCTGATCATGTCGACCTTCGCGCTGGCCCCGGAGTTGCGCGACCGTGGCGTCACGGTCAACGCCGTGCACCCGGCCCACCTGATGGACACCCCGATGGTGCGGAGCAGTGGGCTCACCCCGGCCCTCGACGTGGACCAGGGCGCGCTGCCCACCCTGCGGTTGGTCGTCGACTCGGCCCTCGACGGCGTGACCGGCCGCTACTTCGACCGGTTCGACGATGCCCGGGCGCACGCGCAGGCGTACGACGCCGAGGCCGTCGCCCGACTGATGGCCGCCACCCGCGGCCTGGTCGCAGATCGCCCCGCCACCAGCAGGTAG
- a CDS encoding MarR family winged helix-turn-helix transcriptional regulator, with translation MPPEERLGLDIKRAEQTLMSAKSAALRDSGLTVAQYAALSVLAGNPGISGAALARACLVTPQAMAAVLKTLEERALVARSRHPWHQHVLETRLTDAGRDLLAHADRAAVRIERRLADEFTAEERQALRDLLARCVTAIRRAD, from the coding sequence ATGCCGCCCGAGGAGCGCCTCGGTCTGGACATCAAGCGCGCGGAGCAGACGCTGATGTCGGCCAAGAGCGCGGCGCTGCGGGACTCCGGCCTGACCGTCGCGCAGTACGCCGCGCTCTCCGTGCTCGCCGGCAACCCCGGCATCTCCGGGGCGGCGCTGGCCCGCGCCTGCCTGGTCACTCCGCAGGCCATGGCCGCGGTGCTGAAGACGCTGGAGGAGCGGGCGCTGGTGGCCCGTTCCCGCCACCCGTGGCACCAGCACGTCCTCGAGACGCGCCTGACCGACGCCGGCCGCGACCTGCTCGCGCACGCGGACCGGGCCGCGGTCCGGATCGAACGGCGGCTCGCCGACGAGTTCACCGCCGAGGAGCGGCAGGCGTTGCGGGACCTGCTCGCCCGCTGCGTGACGGCGATCCGCCGAGCCGACTGA
- a CDS encoding TIGR03621 family F420-dependent LLM class oxidoreductase — MTTFSLQATPTDAASWLDLARRAESAGFDALLAADHPGDVTSPFVALAAAAAVTSTIGLGSYVSNAGVREPILLAADVATLDLVSGGRARLGIGAGHTPAEWRAVGRERPDVAGRVRRCVAVAEAVRALLDGDEVSVDSAELAMREARLRSPRPVQRRVPLTMGTANSALLRWAGAYADVVGLTGFGRTLADGHAHDVRWRTDQIEAQLACVATGAAGRDDPPALEALVQKVVVTDDAEAAATETADRLGLTVPELLATPFVLIGTVDEIVAALAAHERRWGVTRFVVRADAREPLAPVLARLA; from the coding sequence GTGACGACCTTCTCGCTCCAGGCCACCCCCACCGACGCCGCGAGCTGGCTCGACCTGGCCCGCCGGGCCGAGTCCGCCGGCTTCGACGCGCTGCTCGCCGCCGACCACCCCGGCGACGTCACCTCGCCCTTCGTCGCGCTGGCCGCCGCCGCGGCGGTCACCTCGACGATCGGCCTCGGGTCGTACGTGTCGAACGCCGGTGTGCGGGAGCCGATCCTGCTCGCCGCCGACGTGGCCACCCTGGACCTCGTCTCGGGCGGGCGGGCCCGGCTCGGCATCGGCGCCGGTCACACCCCCGCCGAGTGGCGGGCCGTCGGACGCGAGCGGCCCGACGTCGCCGGCCGGGTACGCCGCTGCGTGGCCGTCGCCGAGGCCGTGCGCGCCCTGCTCGACGGAGACGAGGTGAGCGTGGACTCCGCCGAGCTGGCGATGCGCGAGGCGCGGCTGCGCTCACCCCGGCCGGTGCAGCGGCGCGTCCCGCTGACCATGGGCACCGCCAACTCTGCGCTGCTGCGCTGGGCCGGCGCGTACGCCGACGTGGTCGGGCTGACCGGCTTCGGGCGTACCCTCGCCGACGGCCACGCCCACGACGTGCGGTGGCGGACCGACCAGATCGAGGCGCAGCTCGCCTGTGTGGCCACCGGCGCGGCGGGTCGGGACGACCCGCCGGCGCTGGAGGCGCTGGTGCAGAAGGTGGTGGTCACCGACGACGCGGAGGCCGCCGCCACGGAGACGGCGGACCGGCTCGGCCTGACCGTGCCGGAGCTGCTGGCCACCCCGTTCGTGCTGATCGGCACCGTCGACGAGATCGTCGCGGCGCTCGCCGCGCACGAGCGCCGCTGGGGCGTCACCCGCTTCGTGGTACGTGCCGACGCGCGGGAACCGCTCGCCCCGGTGCTCGCCCGACTGGCCTGA
- a CDS encoding MerR family transcriptional regulator, producing the protein MSGYPPSEAARRSGFSLDTLRYYEKIGLLSGVGRTSGGRRVFTDDDLGWLELFRCLRDTGMPIAQMCRYAELAREGEHTAGQRQELLERHAERVEDQMALLRRQYDHLRAKIRYYEGVTGALPTG; encoded by the coding sequence ATGAGCGGATACCCACCCTCGGAGGCCGCCCGGCGCAGCGGCTTCAGCCTCGACACCCTGCGGTACTACGAGAAGATCGGCCTGCTCAGCGGGGTCGGCCGGACGTCCGGCGGGCGGCGGGTCTTCACCGACGACGACCTGGGCTGGCTGGAGTTGTTCCGCTGCCTGCGCGACACGGGCATGCCGATCGCCCAGATGTGCCGCTACGCCGAGCTGGCCCGCGAGGGGGAGCACACCGCCGGGCAGCGGCAGGAGCTGCTGGAACGGCACGCCGAGCGGGTCGAGGACCAGATGGCCCTGCTCCGCCGCCAGTACGACCACCTGCGCGCCAAGATCCGCTACTACGAGGGCGTGACCGGGGCGCTCCCGACCGGCTGA
- a CDS encoding aldo/keto reductase codes for MTTTRRVGRSGIEVSAIGMGCWAIGGPFWAGDQPLGWGEVDDDESVRTVHRALDLGATLFDTSSNYGAGHSERVLGRALAGRRDRAVIATKFGYPTDEATRQATGEDASPAYARRSLEGSLRRLGTDHVDLYQLHLNALPAPQALDLVETLEDLVAEGKIRAYGWSTDDPASARAFAAAGPHCAAIQHDQSVLRDNAEMFAVCDEFDLASLNRGPLAMGLLTAKYQGTPAARGGDDVRGVAPEWLPWFTDGVPTTEWADRVARVREALTADGRTLAQGALGWLLARSPRTLPIPGCRTVAQAEENLGTLARGPLPADAFAEVERLLAELRAVPAR; via the coding sequence ATGACGACGACACGACGAGTGGGTCGCAGCGGCATCGAGGTCAGCGCCATCGGCATGGGCTGCTGGGCGATCGGTGGACCGTTCTGGGCCGGGGACCAACCGCTCGGCTGGGGTGAGGTCGACGACGACGAGTCGGTGCGCACCGTCCACCGGGCGCTGGACCTCGGGGCGACCCTCTTCGACACCTCCAGCAACTACGGCGCGGGGCACAGCGAGCGGGTGCTCGGCCGGGCCCTGGCCGGCCGCCGCGACCGGGCGGTGATCGCCACCAAGTTCGGCTACCCCACCGACGAGGCCACCCGGCAGGCCACCGGCGAGGACGCCAGCCCGGCGTACGCGCGGCGCAGCCTGGAGGGCTCGCTGCGCCGGCTCGGCACCGACCACGTCGACCTGTACCAGCTGCACCTCAACGCGCTGCCGGCGCCGCAGGCGCTCGACCTGGTCGAGACGCTGGAGGACCTGGTGGCCGAGGGCAAGATCCGGGCGTACGGCTGGAGCACCGACGACCCGGCGTCGGCGCGGGCCTTCGCGGCGGCCGGGCCGCACTGCGCGGCGATCCAGCACGACCAGTCGGTGCTGCGGGACAACGCCGAGATGTTCGCGGTCTGCGACGAGTTCGACCTGGCCAGCCTGAACCGGGGCCCGCTGGCGATGGGCCTGCTCACCGCGAAGTACCAGGGCACGCCGGCCGCCCGGGGCGGCGACGACGTGCGCGGGGTGGCCCCCGAGTGGCTGCCCTGGTTCACCGACGGGGTGCCCACCACCGAGTGGGCCGACCGGGTGGCGCGGGTCCGGGAGGCGCTGACCGCCGACGGCCGTACCCTCGCCCAGGGCGCGCTGGGCTGGCTGCTGGCGCGCAGCCCGCGCACCCTGCCCATCCCCGGCTGCCGGACGGTGGCCCAGGCGGAGGAGAACCTCGGCACGCTGGCCCGTGGCCCGCTGCCCGCCGACGCCTTCGCCGAGGTGGAGCGGCTCCTCGCCGAGCTGCGCGCGGTGCCGGCCCGCTGA
- a CDS encoding TIGR01777 family oxidoreductase, with the protein MRILMAGASGFLGTRLVDRLTADGHQVVRLVRRAPRTPDERRWDPSGAQLDPAVVAEADAVVNLAGAGVGDKRWNDEYRALIRSSRVDSTTTLSITIAGLPAADRPTVLLNSSAVGWYGNTGDRAVEEDSPAGEGFLADVCRVWEAATRPAEDAGVRVVRLRTGLPLHRDGGLLKPQLLPFKLGIAGKLGSGRQWLPWISMRDWLDSVVFLLERGDIAGPVNVVGPNPVTNAEFTRELARQLRRPAIMPIPALALKVALGGFAHEALTSTRVLPGVLTKAHFPWTHPHLPAALHAALND; encoded by the coding sequence ATGCGGATCCTCATGGCCGGCGCGTCCGGCTTCCTCGGCACCCGGCTGGTCGACCGCCTCACCGCCGACGGGCACCAGGTCGTCCGGCTGGTGCGGCGGGCCCCGCGCACCCCCGACGAACGACGGTGGGACCCGTCCGGCGCGCAGCTCGACCCGGCCGTGGTGGCCGAGGCGGACGCGGTGGTCAACCTGGCCGGCGCCGGGGTCGGCGACAAGCGCTGGAACGACGAGTACCGGGCGCTGATCCGGTCGAGCCGGGTGGACAGCACCACCACCCTGTCCATCACCATCGCCGGGCTGCCCGCCGCCGACCGGCCGACCGTGCTGCTCAACTCCAGCGCGGTCGGCTGGTACGGCAACACCGGCGACCGGGCGGTCGAGGAGGACTCCCCGGCCGGCGAGGGCTTCCTGGCCGACGTCTGCCGGGTCTGGGAGGCGGCGACCCGCCCGGCCGAGGACGCCGGGGTACGGGTGGTGCGGCTACGCACCGGGCTGCCGCTGCACCGCGACGGTGGGCTGCTCAAGCCGCAGCTGCTGCCGTTCAAGCTCGGCATCGCCGGGAAGCTGGGCAGCGGCCGGCAGTGGCTGCCGTGGATCTCGATGCGCGACTGGCTGGACTCGGTGGTGTTCCTGCTGGAGCGTGGGGACATCGCCGGCCCGGTCAACGTGGTCGGCCCGAACCCGGTCACCAACGCCGAGTTCACCCGGGAGCTGGCCCGCCAGCTCCGCCGCCCGGCGATCATGCCGATCCCGGCGCTCGCCCTCAAGGTCGCCCTCGGCGGGTTCGCCCACGAGGCCCTCACCAGCACCCGGGTCCTCCCCGGCGTCCTGACCAAGGCCCACTTCCCCTGGACCCACCCCCACCTCCCCGCCGCCCTCCACGCCGCCCTGAACGACTGA
- a CDS encoding extracellular catalytic domain type 1 short-chain-length polyhydroxyalkanoate depolymerase: protein MRRSPSILTRLAGAVAGAVLAATAVVAVAAPAQAATLTQVTGFGSNPGNLAMYAYRPDGLPAGAPAVVLLHGCTQNAAGYFTNSGWRKYADLWRFALIVPQQPSANNANSCFNWFETGDTARGQGEALSIKQMVDHAKTNYGVDPARVYVSGLSAGGAMSAVMLATYPDVFAAGSVIAGVPYRCATSTTSAFSCMSPGVDKTPAAWGDLVRNAYSGYAGKRPRVAIWHGTADYTVAVANATESRDQWTNVLGVSQTPTRTASLPAGTSLEVYGDDAVRLYRVSGMGHGTPVDPGSATDQCGTATSYFLDTICSTYRDALFFGLDGGATPTPTATATPTPTASPTPTPSPTASPVCVTASNYAHVSAGRAYHSAGYAYALGSNQRMGLYNTFYTTTLKQTAPAHWVIGC from the coding sequence GTGCGCCGCAGCCCATCCATCCTCACCCGACTCGCCGGGGCGGTCGCCGGGGCCGTCCTCGCGGCGACCGCCGTGGTCGCCGTCGCCGCTCCCGCCCAGGCCGCCACCCTCACCCAGGTCACCGGTTTCGGCTCCAACCCCGGCAACCTCGCCATGTACGCGTACCGCCCGGACGGGCTGCCCGCCGGCGCGCCGGCCGTGGTGCTGCTGCACGGCTGCACCCAGAACGCCGCCGGCTACTTCACCAACTCCGGCTGGCGCAAGTACGCCGACCTGTGGCGGTTCGCCCTGATCGTGCCCCAGCAGCCGTCGGCGAACAACGCCAACTCCTGCTTCAACTGGTTCGAGACCGGTGACACCGCCCGGGGCCAGGGCGAGGCGCTGTCGATCAAGCAGATGGTCGACCACGCGAAGACCAACTACGGGGTGGACCCGGCCCGGGTCTACGTCAGCGGCCTCTCCGCGGGCGGGGCGATGAGCGCGGTCATGCTCGCCACCTACCCCGACGTCTTCGCCGCCGGCTCGGTGATCGCCGGGGTGCCGTACCGCTGCGCCACCAGCACCACCAGCGCGTTCTCCTGCATGAGCCCCGGCGTGGACAAGACCCCGGCGGCCTGGGGCGACCTGGTCCGCAACGCCTACTCCGGCTACGCGGGCAAGCGGCCCCGGGTGGCGATCTGGCACGGGACGGCCGACTACACGGTCGCGGTCGCCAACGCCACCGAGTCGCGCGACCAGTGGACCAACGTGCTCGGGGTGTCGCAGACCCCGACCCGTACCGCCTCGTTGCCCGCCGGCACCAGCCTGGAGGTGTACGGCGACGACGCGGTCCGCCTCTACCGGGTCTCCGGCATGGGGCACGGCACCCCCGTCGACCCCGGGTCGGCCACCGACCAGTGCGGCACCGCCACCTCGTACTTCCTGGACACCATCTGCTCGACGTACCGGGACGCGCTCTTCTTCGGCCTCGACGGCGGCGCGACCCCGACCCCGACCGCGACCGCCACCCCGACCCCCACCGCGTCCCCGACCCCGACGCCGAGCCCCACCGCGTCCCCGGTCTGCGTCACCGCCAGCAACTACGCCCACGTGAGCGCCGGCCGCGCCTACCACTCCGCCGGCTACGCCTACGCCCTCGGCAGCAACCAGCGCATGGGCCTCTACAACACCTTCTACACGACCACCCTCAAGCAGACCGCCCCCGCCCACTGGGTCATCGGCTGCTGA